Proteins found in one Phycodurus eques isolate BA_2022a chromosome 18, UOR_Pequ_1.1, whole genome shotgun sequence genomic segment:
- the cfap206 gene encoding cilia- and flagella-associated protein 206 isoform X4 has translation MAESVVRFIVRDLLREGVARGGLSDFKLCMETLTATCSPSLDTMKMQLYFDMNYTSRGEFLKEINWMLECRLNQVSREITDCKVKTKDQFDALYRKIINFILLGSGMGSPSDVSSVQEATAALQSIFPSTDLGAFMVLVKREKEQQLSELTMTVTGIRLFNKASKKEQEINFSELMPVVLSEALSVTNEAIENELNVAQSLAWKYTALLEKWHGSPPEEYHVSLAQLTQALYNVRQHEHFLQVLLADSRLCAKRIEILQRDISSQIYLLKTSVQPKTAVPTSKVFPLFKALSKLWSELQDEAELLNIFNNIAFRLQFCLTSQAKIFPKVPLDSLLEGVEVKTDKERMNERSGMAGITHRGARNGNPYIGVLKHKGKMYVFHSEEAGLKFACSPDYFIALVAEKAKSSPELIQLLKLHQTPFHEQEGKTLLVSKSESCTQTEVHPVATDILKSYEWNEWELRRSAIKLADLQTTATKSTQTYLSHMRRENATQTWLPKEVACQSKRDGETGVPKPQVFLAGLRGCGGGRVEKVNLTRSIHE, from the exons ATGGCCGAAAGTGTCGTTCGGTTCATTGTTCGGGATTTGCTGCGCGAGGGCGTTGCGAGAGGAGGCTTGAGCGATTTCAAG CTCTGCATGGAGACACTCACAGCTACGTGCAGTCCTTCCCTTGACACCATGAAAATGCAACTGTATTTTGACATGAATTACACTTCTAGAG GAGAGTTCCTCAAGGAAATCAACTGGATGCTGGAGTGCAGACTAAACCAAGTGAGCAGAGAGATTACTGACTGCAAGGTGAAAACGAAAGACCAGTTCGATGCCCTTTACCGTAAAATCATCAATTTCATCCTGCTGGGCTCTGGCATGGGCTCACCTTCAGATGTCAGCTCTGTACAAGAGGCTACAG CCGCCTTGCAGAGCATCTTCCCATCAACCGACCTGGGAGCCTTCATGGTGCTCGTAAAGAGAgagaaggagcagcagctctctGAGCTCACTATGACTGTCACGGGGATTCGACTCTTCAACAAAGCCAGCAAGAAAGAACAGGAGATCAACTTTTCTGAACTAA TGCCTGTGGTTCTGTCCGAAGCGCTTTCAGTCACCAATGAAGCCATAGAGAATGAGCTGAATGTCGCCCAGAGTTTGGCGTGGAAATACACGGCGCTGTTAGAAAAGTGGCATGGCAGCCCGCCTGAGGAATACCATGTGTCCCTGGCTCAGCTCACACAAGCACTCTACAACGTCAGGCAGCATGAACATTTTCTCCAAGTATTGCTg GCTGATTCCCGTTTATGTGCGAAAAGAATTGAAATCCTCCAGAGGGACATCTCCTCACAGATATACCTGCTAAAAACGTCCGTGCAGCCGAAGACAGCCGTGCCCACCTCAAAGGTTTTT CCGTTGTTCAAGGCCCTGTCAAAACTGTGGTCAGAACTTCAGGATGAGGCAGAGCTGCTGAATATCTTCAACAACATTGCATTCCGATTGCAGTTCTGTCTTACCTCGCAGGCCAAGATTTTTCCCAAAGTTCCTTTGGACAGCCTTTTGGAAGGAGTCGAAGTCAAAACGGACAAAGAACGAATGAATGAGCGCTCGGGTATGGCCGGGATCACACACAGAGGTGCACGCAATG GAAATCCTTATATTGGCGTGCTCAAGCACAAGGGGAAAATGTATGTCTTCCACTCCGAAGAAGCTGGTTTGAAATTTGCCTGCAGCCCTGATTACTTCATTGCGCTGGTGGCCGAAAAAGCCAAGAGTTCACCTGAACTGATTCAACTTCTCAAACTCCATCAAACGCCATTTCAT GAGCAAGAAGGAAAGACGCTACTTGTGAGTAAGTCTGAGAGCTGCACTCAGACGGAGGTTCACCCAGTGGCGACAGACATTCTCAAGTCATATGAATGGAATGAGTGGGAATTGCGAAGGTCAGCTATAAAACTG GCTGATCTTCAAACAACAGCGACAAAGTCGACGCAAACCTATCTGAGCCACATGAGACGGGAAAATGCCACTCAAACGTGGCTGCCCAAGGAGGTCGCCTGTCAAAGTAAGAGGGATGGTGAGACGGGTGTGCCCAAACCTCAGGTGTTCCTGGCCGGCTTGAGAGGATGCGGAGGCGGACGTGTAGAGAAAGTCAACCTTACCAGATCTATTCATGAATAA